The window TGTTCACCCCCAGACGGAAGAGTATCGGGGAAACGTAAACACCATCGGCATTCGCTCCTGTTATGACGAAGGAAAACGAATTGCTGAAACCCTATGTTTTGACTACTATCGAGAGCATGGTCTAGAAATTCGCGTCGCTCGGATTTTTAATACTTATGGCCCTCGAATGCTGGAAAATGATGGTCGAGTGGTGAGTAATTTTGTAGTACAAGCCCTCAAGAGAAGTCCGCTCACTGTTTATGGTGATGGTTCTCAAACCCGCAGTTTCTGCTATGTTTCTGATTTGGTAGAAGGGTTAATTCGGTTGATGAATCGCGATAATCGTGAAGAAGAAGGGCCGGTCAATTTGGGAAATCCTGATGAGTATACAATTCTGGAATTAGCCCAAAAAATTCAACAAAAGGTTAATCCAGATGCCCAAATTCAGTATCAGCCTCTTCCTGCGGATGACCCCCGAAAACGGAAACCGGATATTACTCGTGCTAAAGAATGGCTAGGATGGAAACCGACGATTCCCTTGAATGAAGGATTAGACAAAACGATCACCGATTTTGGCGATCGCCTATCTCCCTCTGAATAATCCCTTTCGGTATTGAAGAGATCCAATAAGGCAAGCATCTACCCTCTGTAAATCTAAAATTAAGTCTCTTGAGGTATACCCATGAAAGTTTGTGTAATTGGTACAGGTTACGTTGGTTTGGTGACCGGTGTCTGTCTAGCGGAATGCGGCCACCACGTTATCTGTATTGATAACAATGAAGAGAAAGTCAAACTGATGAAGTCCGGACAAT is drawn from Roseofilum reptotaenium CS-1145 and contains these coding sequences:
- a CDS encoding UDP-glucuronic acid decarboxylase family protein; the protein is MRILVTGGAGFVGSHLIDRLMEAGHEVICLDNFYTGNKRNILQWLDNPYFELIRHDVTEPIRLEVDQIYHLACPASPIHYQYNPIKTTKTSVLGTINMLGLAKRVKARILLASTSEIYGDPDVHPQTEEYRGNVNTIGIRSCYDEGKRIAETLCFDYYREHGLEIRVARIFNTYGPRMLENDGRVVSNFVVQALKRSPLTVYGDGSQTRSFCYVSDLVEGLIRLMNRDNREEEGPVNLGNPDEYTILELAQKIQQKVNPDAQIQYQPLPADDPRKRKPDITRAKEWLGWKPTIPLNEGLDKTITDFGDRLSPSE